Proteins from a genomic interval of Erwinia sp. SLM-02:
- a CDS encoding ABC transporter substrate-binding protein — protein MRKILPLLLLSTLLPGRFAQAATPADTLIVAISLDGIISFDPAESFETVSTSSLINVYQTLLKPGIDDPRRLAPSLAAGWQAGSSEHSLLFTLEPGAKFASGNPVTSQDVIYSLTRAVKLNKTPAFILAEFGWTPENIDAQFTAHGDHQIEIRWVSPIGQDLALRLLTSPVASVVDSKLVQQHAQGDDLGNAWLHTHSAGSAAYTIRNYVPQQALVLEQNPYAQTPPHLKRVILKSVTDAGSRRLLLENGDADVAYDLGADQFATLKQQGKVNVASFPSSLIYYLGFNTQDKQQPALGNPALWQAARWLVDYKSISEQLLKGQYQVHQTFLPAGFDGALTNEPFHYDVAKAKSILAKAGIKPGTRFALTIANQPPYSDVAQALQASFAKADIHLEIQPVAEAELWSKMRGRNFQSIFIYWGADYVDANSNASTFAYNVPGGPKTLAWRVGWTIPDLSARTREAAAESDVKKRTALYQQLQTDIQQNSPYVVTLQGQKQVGLGKQVQGAWQGIGVSLLYFDRVSKKG, from the coding sequence ATGCGCAAAATTCTCCCTCTGCTGTTACTCAGCACGCTGCTGCCCGGCCGGTTCGCCCAGGCGGCCACGCCTGCCGATACGCTGATAGTGGCCATTTCGCTGGATGGCATCATCAGCTTTGACCCGGCCGAAAGTTTTGAAACCGTCAGCACCAGTAGCCTGATTAATGTCTATCAGACCCTGCTGAAGCCGGGTATCGACGACCCGCGCAGGCTTGCGCCCTCCCTGGCTGCCGGATGGCAGGCGGGCAGCAGCGAACACAGCCTGCTGTTTACCCTCGAACCCGGCGCGAAGTTCGCCAGCGGCAACCCGGTCACCAGCCAGGATGTGATCTACTCGCTGACCCGAGCCGTCAAGCTGAACAAAACCCCGGCATTTATTCTGGCGGAATTCGGCTGGACGCCGGAAAACATTGATGCGCAGTTCACCGCTCACGGTGACCATCAGATTGAAATCCGCTGGGTATCACCGATCGGCCAGGACCTGGCTCTGCGCCTGCTGACCTCGCCGGTCGCCTCGGTGGTGGACAGCAAACTGGTGCAGCAGCATGCCCAGGGTGACGATCTGGGCAATGCCTGGCTGCATACCCATTCCGCCGGTAGCGCCGCCTACACCATCCGCAACTATGTGCCGCAGCAGGCGCTGGTGCTGGAACAGAATCCGTATGCGCAGACGCCGCCCCACCTCAAACGGGTGATCCTGAAGAGCGTGACCGATGCCGGCTCGCGGCGGCTGCTGCTGGAAAACGGTGATGCGGATGTGGCCTACGACCTCGGTGCCGACCAGTTCGCCACCCTGAAGCAGCAGGGCAAGGTGAACGTCGCCAGCTTCCCCTCCAGCCTGATTTACTACCTTGGATTTAATACCCAGGACAAGCAGCAGCCCGCGCTGGGAAACCCGGCGCTATGGCAGGCCGCGCGCTGGCTGGTGGACTATAAATCGATTTCCGAACAGCTGCTGAAAGGGCAGTATCAGGTACATCAGACGTTTCTGCCTGCGGGCTTTGACGGTGCGCTGACTAACGAACCGTTCCACTACGATGTGGCCAAAGCCAAATCGATTCTGGCGAAGGCCGGTATCAAACCGGGCACGCGGTTTGCGCTAACCATCGCCAACCAGCCGCCGTACAGCGACGTGGCGCAGGCGCTGCAGGCCAGCTTTGCCAAAGCGGATATTCATCTGGAGATTCAGCCGGTGGCGGAAGCCGAGCTGTGGAGCAAAATGCGCGGGCGTAACTTCCAGTCCATCTTTATCTACTGGGGCGCGGACTATGTGGACGCCAACAGCAACGCCAGCACCTTCGCCTATAACGTTCCCGGTGGGCCAAAAACCCTGGCCTGGCGCGTCGGCTGGACGATCCCGGATCTGAGCGCGCGCACGCGGGAAGCCGCAGCAGAAAGCGATGTGAAAAAGCGAACGGCGCTGTATCAGCAGCTGCAAACGGATATCCAGCAGAATTCCCCGTACGTGGTTACGCTTCAGGGGCAAAAGCAGGTTGGGCTGGGCAAACAGGTGCAGGGAGCCTGGCAGGGGATCGGCGTCAGCCTGCTTTACTTTGACCGCGTGAGCAAGAAAGGTTGA
- a CDS encoding ABC transporter ATP-binding protein, translating to MIELNQLSVAHRQGYELRTVVEDVTLSVSAGECFGLVGPSGCGKSSLLWVMAGLNPHWQGTMRLAGHQAEPGKAFTGLLRREVQMVFQDPYASLHPRHRLRRTLAEPLKLLKADNIDDRINDGFRHVGLDPAMADRYPHQLSGGQRQRVAIVRALLLQPKILLLDEPTSALDMSVQAEILNLLNQLKQQDNLTMVLVSHDPDVIDHMCDRAVRMDKGRIVG from the coding sequence ATGATTGAATTAAATCAGCTCAGCGTGGCTCACCGCCAGGGCTACGAGCTGCGCACGGTGGTGGAGGATGTGACGCTGTCGGTCAGTGCCGGTGAATGTTTTGGCCTGGTTGGCCCTTCCGGCTGCGGTAAATCCTCGCTGCTGTGGGTGATGGCCGGGCTGAACCCGCACTGGCAGGGTACGATGCGGCTGGCTGGTCATCAGGCCGAGCCGGGCAAAGCCTTTACCGGTCTGCTGCGCCGCGAGGTGCAGATGGTATTTCAGGATCCCTACGCCTCGCTGCACCCGCGCCATCGCCTGCGCCGTACGCTGGCCGAACCGCTGAAGCTGCTGAAAGCCGATAACATCGACGATCGCATCAATGACGGTTTCCGCCACGTCGGGCTGGATCCGGCGATGGCCGATCGCTACCCGCACCAGCTCTCCGGCGGGCAGCGCCAGCGTGTGGCAATTGTTCGCGCGCTGCTGCTGCAGCCGAAGATCCTGCTGCTGGACGAGCCAACCTCCGCGCTGGACATGTCGGTACAGGCCGAGATCCTGAATCTGCTCAACCAGCTTAAGCAGCAGGATAACCTGACCATGGTGCTGGTCAGTCACGATCCGGATGTGATCGATCATATGTGCGATCGCGCAGTCAGGATGGATAAGGGGCGGATCGTTGGTTAA
- a CDS encoding ABC transporter ATP-binding protein, which yields MATNADAPIVAEGLTISAPGGAALVKNISFTLGRERVALVGESGSGKSLTARSLMGLLSPSLRLQARTLNIAGEDALTLSERRWSQLRGSQLGMVMQDPKYALNPMRTIGWQVAEPLKLHGRFSRSEIKEKVCDILAAVGLPQPAQLMERYPHQLSGGMGQRVMLAMALIAEPRFLIADEPTSALDHAMRDQVLGLIRQLVEDRNMGLLLISHDLQQVSEHCERVMVMYQGDILDTLPAADLPHATHPYTRTLWSCRPNKSTHGKPLPVLDRAALTGGGKHD from the coding sequence ATGGCAACTAATGCTGATGCGCCGATTGTGGCGGAGGGGCTGACGATTTCCGCCCCTGGCGGCGCGGCGCTGGTAAAAAATATCAGCTTCACCCTTGGTCGCGAACGCGTGGCACTGGTCGGCGAGTCCGGCTCCGGCAAGTCACTGACCGCCCGCAGCCTGATGGGCCTGCTCTCCCCTTCCCTGCGCCTGCAGGCACGCACGCTGAATATTGCCGGGGAAGATGCGCTGACGCTGAGCGAACGCCGCTGGAGCCAGCTGCGCGGCAGCCAGTTGGGCATGGTGATGCAGGATCCCAAGTATGCGCTTAATCCAATGCGCACCATTGGCTGGCAGGTGGCGGAACCGCTGAAACTGCACGGCCGCTTCAGCCGCAGCGAGATCAAAGAAAAAGTGTGCGACATCCTCGCGGCGGTCGGACTGCCGCAGCCCGCGCAGCTGATGGAACGTTATCCACACCAGCTTTCCGGCGGAATGGGCCAGCGCGTGATGCTGGCGATGGCGCTGATCGCTGAACCCCGTTTCCTGATTGCCGATGAACCGACCTCCGCGCTCGATCACGCGATGCGCGATCAGGTGCTGGGGCTGATCCGTCAGCTGGTGGAAGATCGCAACATGGGCCTGCTGCTGATCAGCCACGATTTACAGCAGGTTTCCGAACACTGCGAGCGGGTCATGGTGATGTATCAGGGCGATATTCTCGACACCCTGCCCGCCGCCGATCTCCCGCACGCCACGCATCCCTACACCCGGACGCTGTGGTCGTGCCGGCCCAATAAATCCACTCACGGTAAACCGCTGCCGGTACTGGATCGCGCCGCGCTGACTGGCGGAGGCAAACATGATTGA
- a CDS encoding ABC transporter permease: MTQALDSETLKPIKKRRNITLTVGLTLVGILIFAALFAPLLAPFDPNAQEMSVRLMPPSASHWLGTDGFGRDLLSRVIYGARPTLLLVSLILVLTIPVGMLIGISAGYLGGWSERVLMRITDIFLSLPNLVIALALVAMMGPGLMNGALALALTSWPPFARQARAETLALRRSDYLAAARMQGINGLRLMFGHILPLCLPTAVVRAALSLGGIILSAAGLGFLGMGIQPPTAEWGSMVAEGSKVIFDQWWVAAVPGGAILFASLAFNLTGDGLRDRLDTRNGN; the protein is encoded by the coding sequence ATGACGCAGGCTCTTGATTCCGAAACGCTAAAACCGATTAAAAAACGGCGGAACATCACGCTGACCGTTGGCCTGACGCTGGTCGGGATACTGATTTTCGCCGCCCTGTTCGCCCCGCTGCTGGCCCCCTTCGATCCGAACGCGCAGGAAATGTCGGTGCGACTGATGCCGCCTTCGGCCAGCCACTGGCTGGGCACCGACGGCTTTGGCCGCGATCTGCTTTCACGCGTGATTTACGGTGCCCGCCCGACGCTGCTGCTGGTGTCGCTGATTCTGGTGCTGACCATCCCGGTGGGGATGTTAATCGGCATCAGCGCCGGCTACCTCGGCGGCTGGAGCGAGCGCGTGCTGATGCGTATTACCGATATTTTCCTCTCGCTGCCGAACCTGGTGATTGCGCTGGCGCTGGTGGCGATGATGGGGCCGGGTTTGATGAACGGCGCGCTGGCGCTGGCGCTGACCAGCTGGCCGCCGTTTGCCCGCCAGGCGCGTGCGGAAACCCTGGCGCTGCGCCGCAGTGACTATCTGGCGGCGGCGCGGATGCAGGGCATTAACGGCCTGCGTCTGATGTTCGGCCATATTCTGCCGCTGTGCCTGCCGACCGCCGTGGTCCGCGCGGCCCTGAGCCTGGGCGGGATTATTCTCTCTGCCGCCGGCCTGGGCTTCCTCGGCATGGGTATTCAGCCGCCGACGGCGGAATGGGGCTCAATGGTCGCCGAAGGCAGTAAAGTGATTTTCGACCAGTGGTGGGTCGCTGCCGTTCCCGGCGGTGCGATTCTGTTTGCCAGCCTGGCCTTTAACCTGACAGGCGACGGCCTGCGCGATCGACTGGATACCCGTAATGGCAACTAA
- a CDS encoding ABC transporter permease: MAAPAAQDRVPRQTGTRLFWRRSSGALSVLISLMVTLLGLLVFTFGLSHLSPVDPVLQIAGDHASESTYAQVRRDLGLDQPLPLQFWHYLEHLVRGDLGISSITNQPVASDLLRTFPATIELATCAMIFGAVFGIALALLAAWKPGSLLDNVARLISLLGYSVPVFWLGLLGLLLFYATLHWSAGPGRLDDIWIYTLEPKTGLVLIDSLLSGDPDMFRNAIAHLWLPVVVLGLLSMATITRLLRAALLEENSKEYVTLARAKGASRGRILLLHIFPNVRGTLITVLALSYATLLEGSVLTETVFAWPGVGRYMTTALFASDTPAILGSTLLIGGCFIVINALADALTYLTDPRTR; the protein is encoded by the coding sequence ATGGCGGCACCTGCTGCCCAAGATCGTGTACCGCGTCAAACCGGTACACGGCTGTTCTGGCGCCGCAGCAGCGGCGCCCTCAGCGTCCTGATTTCGCTGATGGTGACGCTGCTCGGCCTGCTGGTGTTTACCTTCGGTTTATCCCATCTTTCTCCGGTCGATCCGGTGCTGCAGATCGCCGGCGATCACGCCAGTGAATCCACCTATGCTCAGGTGCGCCGCGATCTTGGCCTGGATCAGCCGCTGCCGCTGCAGTTCTGGCACTATCTGGAACACCTGGTTCGCGGCGATCTCGGCATCTCCAGTATTACCAATCAGCCGGTAGCCAGCGACCTGCTTCGCACCTTCCCGGCCACGATTGAACTGGCCACCTGCGCAATGATTTTCGGCGCGGTGTTTGGCATCGCTCTGGCGCTGCTGGCGGCCTGGAAACCGGGCAGCCTGCTGGATAACGTCGCGCGGCTGATCTCACTGCTGGGCTATTCGGTGCCGGTATTCTGGCTGGGCCTGCTCGGCCTGCTGCTGTTCTACGCGACGTTGCACTGGTCGGCAGGGCCGGGACGGCTGGATGATATCTGGATCTACACGCTGGAGCCGAAAACCGGGCTGGTGCTGATCGACAGCCTGCTTTCCGGCGATCCGGACATGTTCCGCAACGCCATTGCACACCTGTGGCTGCCGGTGGTGGTACTGGGCCTGCTGTCGATGGCAACCATTACCCGTCTGCTGCGCGCCGCGCTGCTGGAAGAGAACAGCAAAGAGTACGTCACCCTGGCGCGGGCGAAAGGCGCCAGCCGGGGCCGCATTCTGCTGCTGCATATCTTCCCTAACGTGCGCGGCACGCTGATTACCGTACTGGCGCTCTCCTACGCCACGCTGCTGGAAGGATCGGTGCTGACGGAGACCGTGTTTGCCTGGCCGGGCGTGGGTCGCTATATGACCACCGCGCTGTTTGCCTCCGATACGCCCGCAATCCTCGGCTCGACCCTGCTGATTGGCGGCTGCTTTATCGTCATCAACGCGCTGGCCGATGCGCTCACCTACCTGACCGATCCGAGGACACGATGA
- a CDS encoding ABC transporter substrate-binding protein has protein sequence MKFTVPSVIALALAASFAATAATPKDTLVIAQSIDDANSFDPADGFELTSVQAFTNLYQRLVQSDPQNPTDLKPTLATEWKPGSDNRSMTFTLRDGATFSSGNPLRPEDVIFSLSRVIKLNLDPSFILAQLGWTKDNVDSHLKKIDDKHVELSWTADVSPTYVLSLLAAPVSSIVDEKTVSANVKNGDFGNKWLAQHSAGSGPYQIRKYIPHEVVLLSANPGSPAGAPKLKNVLIKNVPEPAARRLLLEQGDADIARNLGADQIASLKDKAGVKTLAVPMASLYYVQFNIDANPVLKNPALWEASRYLFDYKGIANDLLKGQFQVHQSFLPEGFLGALNDNPFTYDPEKAKAILSKAGLKNVSFKLSVSNQPPYLDIAQALQASFAKGGVKVEVLPGISSEVATRVKAHQYEATLNAWGADYFDPNTNAAAFAYNPEDGSKTLAWRSNWHIPELSKQTLAATAESDPAKRVELYHKMQREIQQNSPYVVGLQARNLVALRDNLKGYVQGINPDMVYYSQVSK, from the coding sequence ATGAAATTTACAGTCCCCTCAGTTATTGCACTGGCGCTGGCGGCATCCTTTGCCGCAACGGCAGCTACCCCTAAAGACACGCTGGTGATCGCGCAGTCGATTGATGACGCTAACAGCTTCGATCCGGCAGACGGCTTCGAACTCACCTCCGTGCAGGCATTTACCAACCTTTATCAGCGTCTGGTACAGTCCGATCCGCAAAATCCGACCGACCTGAAGCCGACGCTGGCTACCGAATGGAAGCCCGGCAGCGACAATCGCAGCATGACCTTCACCCTGCGCGATGGGGCCACCTTCTCATCCGGCAACCCGTTGCGCCCGGAAGACGTGATCTTCTCGCTTTCCCGGGTGATTAAGCTGAACCTCGATCCGTCATTCATTCTGGCGCAGCTGGGCTGGACCAAAGATAACGTCGACTCGCATCTTAAAAAAATCGACGATAAACACGTTGAGCTGAGCTGGACGGCGGACGTCAGCCCGACCTACGTGCTGAGCCTGCTGGCCGCGCCGGTCTCCTCCATCGTGGATGAGAAAACCGTGTCGGCCAACGTCAAGAACGGCGACTTCGGTAATAAGTGGCTGGCCCAGCACTCTGCGGGCAGCGGCCCTTATCAGATCCGCAAATACATTCCGCATGAAGTGGTGCTGCTGAGCGCCAACCCAGGCTCTCCGGCGGGCGCACCCAAGCTGAAAAACGTGCTGATTAAAAACGTGCCGGAACCGGCCGCACGCCGCCTGCTGCTGGAACAGGGCGACGCCGATATCGCGCGTAACCTGGGTGCCGATCAGATCGCCTCGCTAAAGGACAAAGCGGGCGTGAAAACCCTCGCGGTTCCGATGGCCTCGCTGTACTACGTGCAGTTCAATATCGATGCCAATCCGGTACTGAAAAATCCGGCACTGTGGGAAGCTTCCCGCTATCTGTTTGACTATAAAGGCATCGCCAACGATCTGTTGAAAGGCCAGTTCCAGGTTCACCAGTCGTTCCTGCCGGAAGGCTTCCTCGGCGCGCTGAACGACAACCCGTTCACCTATGACCCGGAAAAAGCGAAGGCCATTCTGTCAAAAGCCGGGCTGAAAAACGTCAGCTTTAAGCTGTCGGTCAGCAACCAGCCGCCGTACCTGGATATTGCTCAGGCGCTGCAGGCCAGCTTTGCCAAAGGCGGTGTGAAGGTTGAGGTTCTGCCGGGCATCAGCTCGGAAGTCGCCACCCGAGTGAAAGCGCATCAGTATGAAGCGACGCTGAACGCCTGGGGCGCGGACTACTTCGACCCGAACACCAACGCCGCCGCCTTTGCCTATAACCCGGAAGACGGCAGCAAAACGCTGGCGTGGCGCTCCAACTGGCATATCCCTGAGCTGAGCAAGCAGACGCTGGCGGCTACCGCCGAAAGCGACCCGGCGAAGCGCGTTGAGCTGTACCACAAAATGCAGCGTGAAATTCAGCAGAATTCACCTTACGTGGTCGGCCTGCAGGCGCGTAACCTTGTCGCCCTGCGCGATAACCTGAAAGGCTACGTGCAGGGAATTAACCCGGACATGGTTTACTACAGCCAGGTCAGTAAATAA
- a CDS encoding CPBP family intramembrane glutamic endopeptidase, which translates to MNTAPDRVSQTLLCAGMLIIWYAITLLVRYLPNHAMLVSSGLLMPVLCSLEFAVLIPLFRWYMRHYGDIHVGKLFPRQVMVFSVLLILLLVSQAFYMQRESWTGGQFSGNATSSILFALAVVLLAPVYEEILFRGYLMQGFLLWAPRQRVACSVLTSLAFAAIHTQYAHLQTLIALVALSLLLCAARLVSGGLKLPIFLHMLNNLLGVAPWLWLTFSR; encoded by the coding sequence ATGAATACCGCTCCCGACAGAGTGTCCCAAACCCTGCTCTGCGCCGGGATGTTGATTATCTGGTATGCGATTACCCTGCTGGTGAGATATCTGCCCAACCATGCCATGCTGGTCAGCAGCGGCCTGCTGATGCCGGTACTCTGCTCGCTGGAATTTGCCGTTCTGATCCCGCTATTCCGCTGGTATATGCGCCACTACGGCGATATTCACGTGGGTAAACTCTTTCCTCGCCAGGTCATGGTGTTCAGCGTGCTGCTGATTCTGCTGCTGGTGAGTCAGGCTTTTTACATGCAGCGCGAGAGCTGGACGGGGGGGCAGTTTAGCGGTAATGCCACCAGCTCGATTCTGTTCGCGCTGGCGGTGGTTCTGCTGGCACCGGTTTACGAAGAGATCCTGTTTCGCGGCTATTTAATGCAGGGCTTTTTACTGTGGGCTCCGCGCCAGCGGGTTGCCTGCTCGGTGCTGACCTCCCTTGCTTTTGCTGCGATCCATACCCAGTACGCCCACCTGCAAACCCTGATCGCGCTGGTTGCCCTTTCGCTGCTGCTCTGCGCCGCACGGCTGGTGTCGGGCGGTTTGAAGTTACCCATTTTCCTGCATATGCTTAATAACCTGCTTGGCGTTGCGCCCTGGCTGTGGCTGACCTTCAGCCGCTAG
- a CDS encoding I78 family peptidase inhibitor yields MKNYGKIAFVAALMALAGCQSSGHKNAATAAVDPEMDRCGASELQQYVGKPLSALETLRFEKPVRAIPYNSAVTMDFNLNRINFLGDQQGNITKVYCG; encoded by the coding sequence GTGAAGAATTATGGAAAAATAGCGTTCGTTGCGGCGTTGATGGCGCTGGCGGGCTGCCAGTCATCTGGTCATAAAAATGCGGCGACCGCGGCGGTGGATCCTGAAATGGATCGCTGCGGTGCATCGGAGTTACAGCAGTACGTTGGCAAACCGCTCAGCGCGCTGGAAACGCTGCGTTTCGAAAAGCCGGTGCGTGCAATCCCTTACAACTCCGCAGTGACGATGGACTTTAACCTGAATCGCATTAACTTCCTGGGCGACCAGCAGGGCAACATTACTAAAGTCTACTGCGGTTAA
- a CDS encoding redoxin domain-containing protein, with the protein MNNWYNVLINRFKKVGLYLLLPLLSLILFIRLIDGIRAPELPADFASQSLHTIDGRDLTLAELSEKMPLLVLFWDRWCAACHDTIPLMIGLNDKRTNVLTVASRSGNDISVVRYLNGHHFSLPVVNDSDGSLAAQWQVTTKPTLIVVAKGEVVSTTSGWTSNTGVLLRLWWVRKWQY; encoded by the coding sequence ATGAACAACTGGTACAACGTACTTATTAACCGCTTTAAAAAAGTCGGTCTCTACCTGCTGTTACCTCTTTTATCCCTTATTCTGTTTATCCGTCTGATCGACGGTATTCGCGCCCCGGAACTGCCCGCTGATTTTGCCAGCCAGTCGCTGCATACCATCGACGGCCGGGATCTCACCCTCGCGGAACTCAGCGAAAAGATGCCGCTGCTGGTGCTGTTCTGGGACCGCTGGTGCGCGGCCTGTCACGACACCATCCCACTGATGATCGGGCTTAACGATAAGCGAACCAACGTGCTGACCGTTGCCAGCAGGTCGGGAAATGACATCAGCGTGGTGCGCTACCTTAACGGGCATCATTTTTCTCTGCCGGTGGTCAACGACAGCGACGGTAGCCTTGCCGCACAGTGGCAGGTGACTACCAAACCGACGCTGATCGTTGTGGCTAAAGGCGAAGTGGTGAGCACCACCAGCGGTTGGACCAGCAACACCGGCGTGCTGCTGCGCCTGTGGTGGGTCAGAAAATGGCAGTACTGA
- a CDS encoding biofilm development regulator YmgB/AriR family protein, whose translation MAYHVQGAGRAITDYFNSPAFQAPRESELLEAIMMELMQSGKPPSNEAIIASVIARLEGEADEAVLQGYRNLLTQIFNGSK comes from the coding sequence ATGGCTTATCACGTTCAGGGCGCAGGCCGCGCAATTACCGACTATTTTAACAGCCCGGCTTTTCAGGCGCCCAGAGAAAGCGAGCTGCTGGAAGCTATTATGATGGAGCTGATGCAAAGCGGAAAGCCGCCCAGCAACGAGGCCATTATAGCCAGCGTGATTGCCCGCCTTGAGGGGGAAGCCGATGAAGCCGTGCTGCAGGGATACCGCAATCTGCTGACGCAAATTTTCAACGGCAGCAAATAA
- a CDS encoding MarC family NAAT transporter codes for MLELFKAVGLGLVVLLPLANPLTTVALFLGLAGDMNYQERNRQSLQASVYVFIIMTVAYYAGNVVMDTFGISIPGLRIAGGLIVAFIGFRMLFPQQEAGHSMEAEHKLDEMSERNKSVNIAFVPLAMPSTAGPGTIAMIISTASTIHSGTPFAPWIITVAPVLCFLAVSLILWGCLRSSGAIMRLVGKGGIEAISRLMGFLLVCMGVQFMINGTLEVIANYHGA; via the coding sequence ATGTTAGAGCTGTTTAAGGCCGTGGGCCTCGGACTGGTCGTGCTTTTACCGCTGGCCAACCCACTGACGACCGTCGCTCTGTTTTTAGGGCTGGCGGGCGATATGAATTATCAGGAACGCAACCGCCAGTCGCTACAGGCGTCCGTTTACGTGTTTATTATCATGACCGTCGCCTACTATGCCGGCAATGTGGTGATGGATACCTTTGGCATTTCGATTCCCGGCTTGCGTATTGCCGGGGGATTGATCGTGGCGTTTATCGGTTTCCGCATGCTCTTCCCACAGCAGGAGGCCGGGCATTCCATGGAAGCCGAGCACAAACTGGATGAGATGAGCGAGCGGAACAAAAGCGTCAATATCGCTTTCGTTCCGCTGGCAATGCCCAGCACCGCCGGGCCGGGTACGATTGCGATGATTATCTCCACCGCCTCAACCATCCACAGCGGCACCCCTTTTGCCCCCTGGATTATTACCGTTGCTCCCGTACTGTGCTTTTTAGCCGTCAGCCTGATCCTGTGGGGCTGCCTGCGAAGCTCGGGTGCGATTATGCGCCTGGTAGGAAAAGGCGGCATTGAAGCCATCTCGCGCCTGATGGGTTTCCTGCTGGTGTGTATGGGCGTGCAGTTTATGATTAACGGCACACTTGAAGTCATCGCTAACTATCACGGTGCTTAA
- the cspE gene encoding transcription antiterminator/RNA stability regulator CspE, with protein sequence MSNKMTGLVKWFNAEKGFGFISPTDGSKDVFVHFSAIQNGGFKTLEEGQKVEFTIENGQKGPAAANVTAL encoded by the coding sequence ATGTCTAACAAAATGACTGGTTTGGTAAAATGGTTCAACGCTGAGAAAGGTTTCGGCTTCATCTCCCCAACCGACGGCAGCAAAGACGTTTTCGTACACTTCTCTGCAATTCAGAACGGCGGCTTCAAGACGCTGGAAGAAGGCCAGAAAGTAGAGTTCACTATCGAAAACGGCCAGAAAGGCCCAGCAGCTGCTAACGTAACTGCGCTGTAA
- a CDS encoding multidrug efflux MFS transporter, translated as MESWKVNLISVWFGCLFTGLAISQIIPFLPLYVEQLGVTDPESLTLWSGLIFSITFLVSAIVSPMWGSLADRKGRKLMLLRASLGMGVVILLQAFVTNVWQLLALRALMGLTSGYIPNAMALVAAQVPRERSGWAMSMVSTAQICGVIMGPLMGGLLADWIGLRAVFIITSGLLLISFLITLFLIKESGVIRVKKEDNLSGSMVFRTLPWPTLTISLFFTTLVIQLCNGSISPILTLFVRELEPNVQNIAFLSGVVAAIPGVSALLSAPSLGKLGDRIGAQRILFASLIFSILLFVCMSWASSALELGILRFLLGFADGAMMPAVQTLLLRYCSDRVTGRIFGYNQSFMYLGNVVGPLMGSAISAVGGFRWVFAATAVVVLVNTVQLIWIYRRPRGDRAGEVASGK; from the coding sequence ATGGAATCCTGGAAGGTTAATTTAATCTCTGTCTGGTTTGGCTGCCTGTTTACCGGGCTGGCTATCAGTCAGATTATCCCATTTCTCCCGCTTTATGTTGAACAGCTTGGCGTCACTGACCCCGAATCACTCACGCTCTGGTCAGGGCTGATTTTCAGCATCACCTTCCTGGTTTCTGCGATTGTTTCGCCGATGTGGGGTAGCCTCGCCGATCGTAAAGGGCGCAAGCTGATGCTGCTGCGCGCTTCGCTCGGCATGGGCGTGGTGATCCTGCTGCAGGCTTTTGTCACCAACGTCTGGCAGCTGCTGGCGCTGCGTGCGCTGATGGGGCTGACCTCTGGCTACATTCCTAACGCGATGGCGCTGGTAGCGGCGCAGGTCCCGCGGGAGCGCAGCGGGTGGGCCATGAGCATGGTTTCTACGGCGCAAATCTGCGGGGTGATCATGGGACCGCTGATGGGCGGGCTGCTGGCGGACTGGATCGGACTGCGGGCGGTCTTTATCATCACCTCCGGGCTGCTGTTGATAAGCTTCCTGATTACGCTGTTCCTGATTAAAGAGAGTGGCGTGATACGGGTTAAGAAAGAAGACAATCTCAGCGGGAGCATGGTGTTCCGCACCCTGCCGTGGCCAACGCTGACGATCAGCCTGTTTTTCACTACGCTGGTTATCCAGCTATGCAACGGGTCAATCAGCCCGATCCTGACGCTGTTCGTGCGTGAACTGGAGCCGAACGTACAGAATATTGCTTTTCTCAGCGGCGTGGTGGCGGCGATCCCCGGCGTGTCGGCGCTGCTCTCCGCGCCTTCTCTCGGCAAACTCGGCGACCGCATCGGTGCGCAGCGTATTCTGTTTGCTTCGCTGATCTTTTCCATATTGCTGTTTGTCTGCATGTCGTGGGCCAGCAGTGCGCTTGAGCTGGGTATCCTGCGCTTCCTGCTGGGGTTTGCCGACGGCGCGATGATGCCTGCGGTGCAAACCCTGCTGCTGCGCTACTGCAGCGACCGGGTGACGGGCAGAATTTTTGGCTATAACCAGTCGTTTATGTATCTCGGCAACGTGGTCGGGCCGCTGATGGGGTCGGCTATTTCAGCCGTCGGGGGCTTCCGCTGGGTATTCGCCGCTACCGCAGTCGTGGTGTTGGTGAATACCGTTCAGCTGATCTGGATTTACCGCCGCCCGCGCGGAGACCGCGCGGGGGAAGTGGCTTCAGGAAAGTGA